One part of the Homo sapiens chromosome 19, GRCh38.p14 Primary Assembly genome encodes these proteins:
- the ZNF471 gene encoding zinc finger protein 471 isoform X1, translated as MNVEVVKVMPQDLVTFKDVAIDFSQEEWQWMNPAQKRLYRSMMLENYQSLVSLGLCISKPYVISLLEQGREPWEMTSEMTRSPFSDWESIYVTQELPLKQFMYDDACMEGITSYGLECSTFEENWKWEDLFEKQMGSHEMFSKKEIITHKETITKETEFKYTKFGKCIHLENIEESIYNHTSDKKSFSKNSMVIKHKKVYVGKKLFKCNECDKTFTHSSSLTVHFRIHTGEKPYACEECGKAFKQRQHLAQHHRTHTGEKLFECKECRKAFKQSEHLIQHQRIHTGEKPYKCKECRKAFRQPAHLAQHQRIHTGEKPYECKECGKAFSDGSSFARHQRCHTGKRPYECIECGKAFRYNTSFIRHWRSYHTGEKPFNCIDCGKAFSVHIGLILHRRIHTGEKPYKCGVCGKTFSSGSSRTVHQRIHTGEKPYECDICGKDFSHHASLTQHQRVHSGEKPYECKECGKAFRQNVHLVSHLRIHTGEKPYECKECGKAFRISSQLATHQRIHTGEKPYECIECGNAFKQRSHLAQHQKTHTGEKPYECNECGKAFSQTSNLTQHQRIHTGEKPYKCTECGKAFSDSSSCAQHQRLHTGQRPYQCFECGKAFRRKLSLICHQRSHTGEEP; from the exons GACTTAGTGACATTCAAGGATGTGGCAATAgatttttcccaggaagaatGGCAATGGATGAACCCTGCTCAGAAGCGTTTATACAGGAGTATGATGTTGGAGAACTATCAGAGCCTGGTATCACTTG GTCTTTGCATTTCTAAGCCATATGTGATCTCCTTATTGGAGCAAGGGAGAGAGCCTTGGGAGATGACGAGTGAGATGACAAGAAGCCCATTCTCAG ATTGGGAATCTATATATGTGACACAGGAATTACCTCTGAAGCAGTTCATGTATGATGATGCATGCATGGAGGGAATTACTAGCTATGGACTTGAGTGTTCCACTTTTGAAGAAAATTGGAAATGGGAAGACCTTTTTGAGAAGCAGATGGGAAGTCATGAGATGTTTAGCAAGAAAGAAATAATCACTCATAAAGAAACCATCACTAAGGAAACAGAATTCAAATATACTAAATTTGGGAAATGTATCCATCTGGAAAACATAGAAGAGAGTATTTATAATCACACATCAGATAAAAAAAGCTTCTCCAAAAATTCTATGGTAATAAAACACAAGAAAGTCTATGTAGGAAAGAagctttttaaatgtaatgaatgtgacAAAACCTTCACCCATAGCTCATCCCTTACTGTTCATTTTAGAATTCATACTGGTGAAAAACCATATGCATGTGaggaatgtggaaaagccttcaaGCAAAGGCAACACCTTGCTCAACATCACAGAAcacatactggagagaaactctTTGAATGTAAAGAATGTAGGAAAGCCTTCAAACAAAGTGAACACCTTATTCAGCAtcaaagaattcatactggagaaaaaccatATAAATGTAAGGAATGCAGAAAAGCCTTCAGACAGCCTGCACACCTTGCTcagcatcagagaattcatactggagagaaaccctatgaatgtaaagaatgtggcaaagccttcagTGATGGCTCGTCTTTTGCTCGACATCAGAGATGTCACACTGGCAAAAGACCCTATGAATGTATTGAGTGTGGGAAGGCTTTTAGGTATAACACATCTTTTATTCGTCACTGGAGGAGTTatcatactggagagaagccttttAATTGCATTGattgtgggaaagccttcagtgtTCACATAGGACTTATTCTGCATAGGAgaattcatacaggagagaaaccttacaaatgtggtgtgtgtggaaaAACCTTCAGCTCGGGTTCATCCCGTACtgtacatcagagaattcatacaggagagaaaccttatgaatgtgATATATGTGGGAAAGATTTTAGCCATCATGCATCACTCACTCAGCATCAAAGAGTACATTCTGGAGAGAAACCGTATGAATgcaaggaatgtgggaaagcctttaggCAGAATGTACACCTTGTTAGTCATTTGAGAATTCATACTGGtgaaaaaccctatgaatgtaaagaatgtggaaaagcttTTAGAATCAGTTCACAGCTGGCTActcatcagagaattcatactggagagaagccttatgAATGTATTGAATGTGGAAATGCTTTCAAACAGAGATCACACCTTGCCCAACATCAGAAAactcatacaggagagaaaccttatgagTGTAATGAATGCGGGAAAGCCTTCAGCCAAACTTCCAATCTTACTCAACAtcaaagaattcatactggagagaaaccctataaatgtacTGAATGTGGAAAGGCTTTTAGTGATAGCTCATCCTGTGCTCAGCATCAAAGACTCCACACTGGCCAAAGGCCCTATCAGTGTTTTGAATGTGGGAAGGCGTTCAGAAGAAAGTTATCCTTAATTTGTCATCAAAGAAGTCATACTGGAGAAGAACCTTAA
- the ZNF471 gene encoding zinc finger protein 471 isoform 2 (isoform 2 is encoded by transcript variant 2), translating into MTSEMTRSPFSDWESIYVTQELPLKQFMYDDACMEGITSYGLECSTFEENWKWEDLFEKQMGSHEMFSKKEIITHKETITKETEFKYTKFGKCIHLENIEESIYNHTSDKKSFSKNSMVIKHKKVYVGKKLFKCNECDKTFTHSSSLTVHFRIHTGEKPYACEECGKAFKQRQHLAQHHRTHTGEKLFECKECRKAFKQSEHLIQHQRIHTGEKPYKCKECRKAFRQPAHLAQHQRIHTGEKPYECKECGKAFSDGSSFARHQRCHTGKRPYECIECGKAFRYNTSFIRHWRSYHTGEKPFNCIDCGKAFSVHIGLILHRRIHTGEKPYKCGVCGKTFSSGSSRTVHQRIHTGEKPYECDICGKDFSHHASLTQHQRVHSGEKPYECKECGKAFRQNVHLVSHLRIHTGEKPYECKECGKAFRISSQLATHQRIHTGEKPYECIECGNAFKQRSHLAQHQKTHTGEKPYECNECGKAFSQTSNLTQHQRIHTGEKPYKCTECGKAFSDSSSCAQHQRLHTGQRPYQCFECGKAFRRKLSLICHQRSHTGEEP; encoded by the exons ATGACGAGTGAGATGACAAGAAGCCCATTCTCAG ATTGGGAATCTATATATGTGACACAGGAATTACCTCTGAAGCAGTTCATGTATGATGATGCATGCATGGAGGGAATTACTAGCTATGGACTTGAGTGTTCCACTTTTGAAGAAAATTGGAAATGGGAAGACCTTTTTGAGAAGCAGATGGGAAGTCATGAGATGTTTAGCAAGAAAGAAATAATCACTCATAAAGAAACCATCACTAAGGAAACAGAATTCAAATATACTAAATTTGGGAAATGTATCCATCTGGAAAACATAGAAGAGAGTATTTATAATCACACATCAGATAAAAAAAGCTTCTCCAAAAATTCTATGGTAATAAAACACAAGAAAGTCTATGTAGGAAAGAagctttttaaatgtaatgaatgtgacAAAACCTTCACCCATAGCTCATCCCTTACTGTTCATTTTAGAATTCATACTGGTGAAAAACCATATGCATGTGaggaatgtggaaaagccttcaaGCAAAGGCAACACCTTGCTCAACATCACAGAAcacatactggagagaaactctTTGAATGTAAAGAATGTAGGAAAGCCTTCAAACAAAGTGAACACCTTATTCAGCAtcaaagaattcatactggagaaaaaccatATAAATGTAAGGAATGCAGAAAAGCCTTCAGACAGCCTGCACACCTTGCTcagcatcagagaattcatactggagagaaaccctatgaatgtaaagaatgtggcaaagccttcagTGATGGCTCGTCTTTTGCTCGACATCAGAGATGTCACACTGGCAAAAGACCCTATGAATGTATTGAGTGTGGGAAGGCTTTTAGGTATAACACATCTTTTATTCGTCACTGGAGGAGTTatcatactggagagaagccttttAATTGCATTGattgtgggaaagccttcagtgtTCACATAGGACTTATTCTGCATAGGAgaattcatacaggagagaaaccttacaaatgtggtgtgtgtggaaaAACCTTCAGCTCGGGTTCATCCCGTACtgtacatcagagaattcatacaggagagaaaccttatgaatgtgATATATGTGGGAAAGATTTTAGCCATCATGCATCACTCACTCAGCATCAAAGAGTACATTCTGGAGAGAAACCGTATGAATgcaaggaatgtgggaaagcctttaggCAGAATGTACACCTTGTTAGTCATTTGAGAATTCATACTGGtgaaaaaccctatgaatgtaaagaatgtggaaaagcttTTAGAATCAGTTCACAGCTGGCTActcatcagagaattcatactggagagaagccttatgAATGTATTGAATGTGGAAATGCTTTCAAACAGAGATCACACCTTGCCCAACATCAGAAAactcatacaggagagaaaccttatgagTGTAATGAATGCGGGAAAGCCTTCAGCCAAACTTCCAATCTTACTCAACAtcaaagaattcatactggagagaaaccctataaatgtacTGAATGTGGAAAGGCTTTTAGTGATAGCTCATCCTGTGCTCAGCATCAAAGACTCCACACTGGCCAAAGGCCCTATCAGTGTTTTGAATGTGGGAAGGCGTTCAGAAGAAAGTTATCCTTAATTTGTCATCAAAGAAGTCATACTGGAGAAGAACCTTAA